In the Penaeus chinensis breed Huanghai No. 1 chromosome 31, ASM1920278v2, whole genome shotgun sequence genome, one interval contains:
- the LOC125042169 gene encoding solute carrier family 22 member 15-like: MDESPRWLAVRGQHRRALRVLQRAARWNGVTLPPEDELLLLLKDGVKDEARERPYQDAHAHGPKGWFRRRLDEAFILFRTPRLRTITLSLYSNYLLVGAVYFGLSLSGGDLSSDPFLYMALTGVVELPAYTLVIPLVARYGRRTPVVAFFFMGAVALLALPFVPAGTGESMTLALMGKMSIASAFQILDFYSSELFPTEVRTRGMSTALVMSRVGSTCSPFITDYLGPLYPWAPSAVFGAASVLAGLATLALPETLHVPLPDTIAHLEEREIRTSGFLRLPVRDPRIPSIYVSQVD; this comes from the exons ATGGACGAGTCGCCTCGGTGGCTGGCCGTGCGGGGGCAGCACCGGCGCGCCCTCCGAGTGCTGCAGAGGGCCGCCAGGTGGAACGGAGTCACCCTCCCCCCCGAGGACGAACTTCTGCTCCTGCTCAAAGACGGGGTCAAGGATGAG GCAAGGGAACGCCCATATCAAGACGCTCACGCCCACGGCCCGAAAGGGTGGTTCAGAAGGCGTTTGGATGAAGCATTTATTCTTTTCAG AACGCCCCGCCTTCGCACCATCACACTGAGCCTGTACAGCAACTACCTGCTGGTGGGCGCCGTGTACTTCGGCCTCTCCCTCAGCGGCGGCGACCTCAGCTCCGACCCGTTCCTGTACATGGCGCTGACGGGGGTGGTGGAGCTGCCGGCCTACACGCTGGTCATCCCCCTGGTGGCTCGCTACGGCAGGAGGACTCCCGTCGTCGCCTTCTTCTTCATGGGCGCCGTGGCTCTTCTGGCGTTGCCCTTCGTACCTGCGG GCACTGGGGAATCGATGACTTTAGCCCTTATGGGGAAGATGAGCATTGCCTCGGCCTTCCAGATCCTCGACTTCTACTCCTCAGAGCTCTTTCCCACGGAGGTCAGGACGAGGGGCATGAGTACTGCCCTTGTTATGTCGAGGGTAGGGTCCACCTGTTCGCCTTTCATCACGGACTACCTG gGCCCCTTGTACCCGTGGGCGCCGTCAGCTGTGTTCGGGGCGGCGTCGGTGTTGGCGGGACTGGCAACCCTCGCCCTGCCGGAGACGCTGCACGTGCCTCTCCCGGACACCATCGCGCatctggaggagagggagatcagGACCAG CGGTTTCCTGCGACTCCCTGTTCGCGACCCGAGAATTCCTTCCATTTACGTCAGTCAAGTGGATTAG